CGGTCAAAGATTAGTTTTTCTGATGAGAAATTATGGAATATAGTCAAATCTAAGATTAGCAAATGGGTAGCATTCCTGAATATGAAAACACATATACCAATTATAAACTTCCATTGTACATTGAACTTAATTGCAAAACTCAGTATTTGAACACTGGGAGGAGCAGGCACAAAAACACATGCTTTTCTTAACTATAAATTGTACTAAGAGGTGGGAAATAAAATGTATGCCTGGTAACAGTCCACTTTAGCATACTTTGTAATCTTCAATATGGTTAAGAGCACATCAACTGCTTCAAGAGacacaaaatattaaaatatattctgGCACATCAGTGAAGGAGAAATTTATTTTCAAACATTAAAATAGATCTGGGTATTTTAAATCAATATTCCTATAGTGTGATCTAGGATCACAAAATGTGTTTCATTTTAGCATTTTAAGATTACATTATTGCTGTATTTATTGTTACTGAAAAaaaatgtcctggatggaagctaaaATAGCTATAGAAATTGGATATTAAAACCTGAAATTGTAAAACACACACTCCCTTCATAGCGCTATGTGTAAAAACACAAATATATTCAATGTTTTACTCAGAGAAAGACTGGATAGCTTAATCCCACACAACGAGAAACAAAACTCATCTAGCAGATGGTAAAGCCTGCAATTTGTCTTTGCCTAATAAATAAAAGTAATGGTGAATGATTTTACAAAATTATGACTCATCAGGGAATTTCAGTGCATGACAACATCTATTAAACTTAAAGTACATCCCGGGGAGAGATTTTGTTCATATTTTATTCAACAAGCACACATCAgcaaataaaattgaagaaaatctACACGTAACCTAGTGATAACAGATCGCAACTCCTTTCTTCTGTCATCTTTACCAATCTTCTAGTTTCCAATGGCTCTTCAGAGATAACATACAgattctctctgtttttttttttttttttttttttttttttttttaagcaaacaaaAGACAATCCTACAGGAGGATTCCACACCTTAGCATTGCATAGCTGGAAGAGTAATTTCACTGGATGTCATCATCATCAAAAAGATCTTCAAAATCTATtcagaaaacaacaaaagaaaattaatatATTACCTGTGCATATGCTATTTACATACAGTTTTTCATCACTCTGGACTGAAGGcacatacattttaaacaaactaaaTTAATCTGAAGTATAAAAATTACAGCAAGCAATTTACTGTaggaaaagaggaggaaaaaaagacagaCCCAAGATGTCAGCTGAGGCCCTTATCCTGCATCAGagaactcagtgggagttttgccacttactttaatgggagcaggatcaagccctgaagTTCTTTAGAAATCAACTGACTGAGCACTGTGTTCAAGAGGGCTCAATCCTCCAAAGTACAGAGCACTCTGCCCCTATTCAGCAAAACAATTAAGAATTTAATTTTAAGCTTTAACTGGTCTCATGTATATACATTTTGGCAGGATTGGGGCGCTAGTTGATAATATACAACTCATTCAAGCTGAACTTGACAcacatgcttaagagctttgcaGATTCAGGACCCTGGGTTTCAGATCATAGCTATGTCTGCTACTCCCATGTTTATTTTTCTAAGAATACACTGTAATCTCACCACAATATGCTTCTGATGAACCCCCTTTGTTCTATTAAGACCTTTTGGGTTTTTTATGATGTGCATTGAAATCTGGGGTTTGTAGTTTGTCAAGGTTTCAGGTGCAGATGAGCCTTGTCAATGAAATCTAGTCCTTGTTGGACACTTGCTTATGTGAGAATATTGCCATACAATTTGCTATTACTCACAAACTCTGTTTGGGAGCGGTCCAAGGTTAGACCCCCTTGCTATTCCAATGTCTTGACTTAAATGCACTGGGGGAACTTTATGGAGATGCTTGCATGGCATTTGTACCTGGCTCTACTCTATGCAGTCACTCTTTCAGTTGTAAGACATATGCACTAAAAAACTGGGTCATTCCAAGTAAAACCACTTTAATTTATGGGTTGACTAACCAGATGTAAAAACTTAAAAACACTTTGGACACAGACAGAAACCCTAAATAGCCTCAAGACATTTTTGAGATCAACCATTTTCCATAGTTCGTGACAATGATGCCTCTACCACAGCAAATTTTAGTAATACCATGGGTTTCTGTCAGTTCTTTGCTGTTTAGCTGTCAAAGCTGTATTATTTACCAAACATGGAAAATGCATATTGCCCAGGCATACATTGTATTTCCTATCCAAAACTGGCCAAATACGAAGTTATGTTATTCTTCAACTATGCAACTGGCTATTCTTGAAAATAGTAACATCCATCCATTTTACCATGTAAAGGATTTGAGGTACTGATATATGAGACAATCTCTTGTAAACAATAACTTGGTTCACAATTTCCATATACTACTAGTCAAAGTTACTAACACAGAGTCAGTCATGCAAGTATGATTCGGCAATTTCATTTGGAATGACCAAATCTGataaataaattcattttgaGATGGTGGAGGCAGGCAAGCAATTTTTATACATTGCCCAGTTTTCAATTtaatgtgatttaattattacaAATGTGACAAAGTACAAACTGAAATATCACAAAATGTAATTTTTCCATTCAAAAACTGAAGTTCAAGACATGTAAAGAACACAATAACCCAAAAGCAGGTTTATCTCAAATACGGCAGAAGCTGCTACATTACTTAAGATAAAATCTAAGGTAGGCTTGTCTTGGCTATTCTTGCTTCCCAAACTAATGATTCTGGTTGTTAATTTCTAGCACTAAATACTGTAAACCTACTAAACTATTAATAACTAAAtataaaaaaactaaaatataaaaataaagtagCACTGGAACTGAAATGTGTTGAATTGCCTTACCATTAAAGAAATCTGCATGAACTGCCTTTTCATTAGCTGCTAAGTCCATCAATAAACCTGTACTTCCTCCTGCCTAAGAAAGAACAGTGTTTTGTCATCTACTGTGCATAGTTTAGTGGCAAATCATAATATTCACTATTTAAAGCTTTGTATATGTTTAAGTATCTTGATCATTCATACAAACATTTACATACCTATCAAATTaacataataattataattaatggtgatatcctatctcctagaactggaagggaccttgaaaggtcatcaagtccagccccactagcaggaccaagtactgattttgccccagctccctaagtggccccctcaatgactgaactcacaacctttggtttagcaggccaatgctcaaccccctgagctatccctaaaCCCTTTGAGGTATTATACATTACCCCATCTTCTTTCCACTTTTATTGCCATCTGTACAACTCATTTAAGTGGCATGATTGTCTCTCCTGCTTCTGGAGAGTTTGAACTTAGCTTGTTTTATCGGCAATAACCTTCATTTTCTCCCAGCCTGTCATATGCTAAATTTCTTGGTGGAAGTGTGACCGAGATAACCAAGATCCCAATCCTGCAGTAAATTCTAGGCAAACACCGTGATGCCTACATAGAACACCACAGTAATgtactgggagtgggggggaagcaaACAGCTTACTGGGATGTACtggcaggagtgctgtaagcaagactcaagaagtaattcttccactctactcagcactttacataaaaataattacataaaaggttgttataaagagaaagGTGATAGTTTTCTCTCCTTAACCACTGGCacgcagaacaagaagcaatggtcttaaattgcagcaagagagactTAGGctagacatcaggaaaaacttactaaccgtaaaggtagttaagcactagaacaaagTGCTGTCTAATGACAAAATAAATACACTGAAAATAGAGAAATGTTTTCTCTCCCAGTTGCAGGGATCTCTGAGGATCACCTAACACTGTAGATGTAACACTTCGGATCACACTTGTGTGGTTTCAGTTGAGGGTTCAGCCTtaggccagatgcttcagagggaatgaacagaccagggtaATTTTTCAGTTagccatcccctgttgtccagtcccaggttctggcagtcaaaggcttAGGGACACAAAGAGCAGGggactgcatccctgaccatcttgaatGATAGCTATTAATTGAcctattcttttttgaacccatttatactttggccttcacaacatctccaggcaaggagttctacaggttgactgtgaattgGGTGAAAATGTACGTCTTTAATTTTATCGTGTGACCCCTGGTttgtatgttatgtgaaggggcgAGGGGGAGAACTGCCCGCCCCCGCGGTGCCCCGCCCTGTAGGAGGCGGTAGAAACCAGCCAATCAGATCTGGCACCGCTGCCCAGACTCGCGTCCTGTCAACACGTAACGCAGCGCGAGCTCCTCGTCCGCCGCTCCCCCAGCGCGAGCCCGTAACCGCCAGCTCAGCCCGCGGCATCCCTAACAGGGGGCACTGCGCGCGCCGCCTCCCCCGCTAGCATCATCACCTCGTCCAGGTCCACATAGGGCCCGGCGCCCTCGGGGAACATCTCGTCCACTGCTGGCTTCATCGCCTCATCAGGTCCCCGGCTCGCGAATGGCCCCAGCCAGCAGCGCCTTCCCCCTTGGGACCCACTTCCGGTATGAGCTCAAGCCGCCAGCTTCCGGTGTAAGGAGAGTCTGCGCAGCTCCACTCCCGTGGCCCTTCTGGAAGCTGGGAGGACCGATCGCTCTATGATGCCTCCTCATGCGCCGCCCTGGTTGCCGCTGtagctctgccccgccccccagcactacCTGGCTCTCCTGGGGAGAGCAAGAGCAGAGGGCTCGTGTCCTCTGAGGGGAAGCACAGCTCAGGGCTACTGTTGGCCCAagttggggcaggggctcccTGCTGGGAGTCAAGGCCTCCTAGGAGGCCTAGGCTATGATCAGTCCAGGCGCTTGGCGACTGCTTGTGTTATACAGAATTTCCCATGGCCCTTTGCAGTGGGGTTAGGGCTCACCATGCACCTCGCGTGGCCTGGGGGAGTTGCTGGCAATGGCAGCGCTTGCCAGATCCACACTTTCCCCCTGGGTCATCAGGCCAGAACCAGAGCCTAATTCTTGCCATCTTAGTTAcccctctgcccaccagcatTAGGGTTAGAAAAAATCCCCTCTTCACGTTCAGCAGAAGAGCCACGGCAACGTTTTCGAAAGCACTGAAGTGATTTAGACCTTCTTGGCACACCAAAGCTGTACCACTTTAACTGCCCTGGCATAATTAACGCAGTACTATCTCTTGGTGTGGCTGTCATTAGACAAGAGCACTAGGTtgataccagtataactgttCCCATACAGGAACGGGGATAAGCTACGCTGGTATGAGCACTTTATATTGACATAACTGCACCCTTATTAGGGGCTGTGCCAATATAACTATACAGGGGAAAAGATTACACCCCTAACTGATATAGTCCCATTTTCGAAAGTGACTTAGTCATTTAGGTCCCAAAGATGTTCAGTGACACATAGATTCCTTAAGTGcctaggtcacttttgaaaatgggccttTATCTTctaagagtacgtctacactataAGCGCTATGGCTGCGGTGCTGCCACTACACCTCTGTAGTGTAGGCACttgctacagtgacagaaggggtttttccatcactatAGTAAATCCACATCCTCAAAAGGCCGTAATTAGGTCGATGGGCTGTCACAGACTTCGTGTGTGACGTTGAATGAAGTACTTAGTCTTTCTGTtcctcatcagtaaaatgggaataatagcaatTCACTACCTCATGGGGTTTAGTAGGGATACATACACTGATGATTGTGAGACACCAAAATGTTACAGTAATGGGTGCCGTATAAGGACCTAAAATAGGTAGGATAATCCTTATTGTTGAACTACCATAAATAATTTGCTGTGCTAGGCAGCTTCTGTTTAGGAGAGACTTATACTGTGATATTCTGGTGACAGAGGTTCTATTTCTCCATTGCCCTGTAACTTTGTcgagtcatttacacctgtgcagggTGGTTGTAAAAGGtaaccaaatcagaatggtagcacttTATGTCCATTCTGCTGAGGTGTagatgactacacaaggtgcaaagcattAGAGAACCAAGCCCTAAACTGTTTTTTGCCTCTAGAAAGATTATTCTCAGTTTTTAGTTAATAGAGTGAAGCACTAATGCAAAGATAAGTAGAAGACTGGTTCAACTAGTGGTGAGAGTGTCTTCAAAACATCATTCatggaaaaaaatacattaataaaaaaaGGAAGGGGATGAAGATGAATAAGAAATATAGATAGAAGGCACTCAAAATCCCTTTGGGTTCCGGCCACCTGCAAGactgcctccctctccagctgCCAGCATGACACGGGAGATTAATGAAGGCTCTTGAACTAACAGTCCTAGATTGTCCATTCGGCTAAGGCCATCGCTATGCAGTGCAAAGTGGCCTTGACTTGGCTCGAGATTCCTAGTAGAGCATTCCCCCTGTGTAGGGGTACTCTCTGCTTGTGTACAGCAAGTGGAGgaagtgtatgtgtgtgacaaagtgggaatagCCTTGGGCTAGCTCCCACTCTGCACACTTTGTAAGCGCTCTTGCAAAGGCCAAATTGGGAGATAATTGATTAGGACTGGGTGACTAACCCGTTAACAGCAGTCAACTCATCAGCTGGGGACTGTTAAATAGGAGACAGAAAGGGTGAGAGCAGGGCTGAAACTGGACAGAAGACACAGAAGTCCAGAGAAATGAGATCTCTATCCTCATCTTCTCATCCTGTGGCTAGAGAATACACTGACTTGAGAAAAGCCTTATGGTAATGGGACATGAAGCTGCCTAAAATGTTGTCAAAAGTGTATAGTGTGAATTTATGTAAGAGCATGTGCCGACTGCGTGAGAAGAGAAATCCAGGGTGAGGAAGCACAGCCTGTGATAATCCCTCCCACTAGTGCCAAGTATCCCCTGCCCAACATTTggtcctctgctggtgtaaaggACTTTATGCCATCAGTAGCAACAGCATAAATTAGAGTGGGATCTCTTCTGCACTAACTTGCACTGAATGAGGGAGCCAACATCAACTCTGCGCTGTTGCACTCAAACAAAGTGGAGAATTGGGACCACAAATTCTCAATTTAAAAGTCAGGGAGCAGGTGGCAAAGCATTGTCAGTGGAGGGCCTTTGGTGTGGAATTCCATGTCCAAGCTGGGTTATCAGAACCCAAGTCTACTGGTCAACAAGACTAAGGCTAATCTCTTCTCTTGGTGAGTGATTATTGGGTTGGAGGATTCTTATGGTGATTTGGGTCAACAAGTTTTTGATGTTATTCTTTATATATTGGTCAAAGTCCAGAGACTACCCAATGGGCacttttatacattttaaaatacaaacagcCAAAAACAGGCTTGAAATcaatgaatttttaatttttgcacAAAAGAATACACTGTATTGAAAGGAAAAGCTGGACTAATTATCTGCCGTTTTACAAACATGGAAACGCTATACAATATGTTTAATGTTTAAAAACATTGAAACAACATAGACTGAATGGGCAATTCAGGCATGTTTACTGGCAGCAGTACATTCCTTTAAAGGTCTCAGCACTAGCTTTAGCAAAATGAGCAAAATCATTAGTGCTCATGATAGGGAACATCATAACCAAGGTTATTTCCAAAAGGATATTGAGCAAACAGGGTTCTGGCCATTTCGTTGATTCTGTTGTATGCTCCCAGGGTCTGGAAATACTCCACATACGACCAAAAATCACTGGACCAGAAAGGCCAATATGGTAGGGCTGCAGGTTCCTCATACAGGTCTACAATAAAAATTGCAGAATGAGATTAACATAACATGAAATGTGTTGGTTAGAGCATGACCAGGAGCCTAAacgcctgggttctagtcctaggTCTCACTATGAAGCAGGTCACTCACCCTCACTCAGGCCTTGATTTTCTCTAGGGCTATGGCCTGGCAGACAGTGAATGTAAAAACCCTACACTACCCACTCCTTTGCCCTGGTGCATGGGAGATGATAAGTAGAGCAGGGAGGAGGCGAAAGAAGGCATGGTCAAAGTACAGTGTGGTCTGATCTAATGGCCCACAGAGGGCTGTTAGAAGCTGGCACAATTTAGAACTGGGGCTGCTCTACTTTGTGCTGTGGGCTGGTTGGGGACTAGGCCTAATCCAAAATTAGGTCAgccaaaggtggctttaagtcaCCTTTGCCATCCCCCTCAACCACTTTTCCTCTGCCTGGGACAGGAAAGGAATACATCATTAAAGGTATAATCCTTGTGAACTATTTTACAGGGGTGTTGAGGTGCTTACCCACTTAGTGATTGTAAAGTAAAGCACTGCTATTATTAACCTAGCTCCAAATTGAGTAGGGTGTAACTGAAAATTCTGTACTGAATATTAAGACATTTTATAGagaaatgaaatcaatgggagctttgcatgAAAATTGATGGGATCGTATGGCTTTATACAGCAAAGCCTTCCAAGACCTTCCCACCTTGAATTAATTATTCTGCAAATAAAGATGGCTTCTCCTATAAACACTGCAAATGATTTTTGTGGAATACTTTTCAGCAGTGCCCTGTCCGTCCTGCTGGGATGCCAGCCAAGTTTGATTCTTGCTATCAGCTAAGAGGATCCCAAACTGGAACCATTTCTCCTTAAACCGTGAAGAGCAGAGAACTCTTCTATACTTTTCCATGATAACATTATTAACATTTAGTTGGCTACAGCTTCTGGCCTCTGGTACAGGCCACATCCTGAGACTTCTCACACACAGTGGGAGTAGCAGCAGATCCACTCTGAGAGCTGATCATGCAAGTGGATCCATGCAGGTTGACTCTTGCATCAATAGGGCTCTGCTGGGAGAGGGGCGGGGCATAGGGGGAAGGCTTCAAATATCAGCATCGGGATCTAAGATGCCTTGCGGAAGTCTGAAGCCTCAGAATTATGTCTCTTCTCTGTAGATAGTAGAAACCAAAGGCTAAAGAGATGGAAAAAGAGATCCAAGTAGGAAGTGTCCAGCAGGTGCAAACACTTCCAACTTGGCAGACAGCCAGGttttggctttgtttttaaaGAGGATGTAAAAAATAATCTGGACTTGAGTTGCCAATTCAATGAGCTCAGGGCCTGATGCTGCCAGGTTCTGAGCACCCTCAGGCCTTGATCCAACAAATCACTTCAGCATATGTGGAATTTAGCTGAAGAAGTACTTACAAAGGTAAAGTTAAATGTGtgtttcagtgctttgctggatgaAGACCACTGCTTGTATTAGCTGATCTCCAGGTTCATGCTGCAGTCTGCTCCTTGGCACAATGTGAAACAAACCCACATTTGCTGTAAAATATTATCCCGTCTAGGATTTTATATTGTAAAATACACACCGAGAAGAGATGTGTGGTTATTTAATTGTGATGTTGCATCAAAAATTATTTCTGTGTTcaaataaaatattgtgcacatatTTGTTAAAGCACAGAAAAAAGTATCCAAAAAATTGAGTTGTGAGGTGTAATTAAAGCAAGCCAATGAGGCTTGTTGCATGGAGttaaaaaaagtgtttgttttcAATTAACATAGTCAAATTCTTTCCatgccaccctcccaccccacccccccattgtcCGCCTAGGTTCATGTTTTGATGGGCACTGCTGTTTCCAGTGGAATGTTACGTTACTGGATATCAGCAGATCCAAGACAGTCTTCGCTCTCATGCCAATACGCATCTCAATGAACGCCATATAGTGTTTGTGTTCAGCATTTTTCTAGCAGTGCTAGAAAAATTGTCTAGCATTGCTGCTCTTTGCTCTCAATAAGAATTTAAGCAAATATATGGTCGACACAATTTCCCCGTGCTGTCCTCAGAAATAACTAGCTACCATCCAAAGCACCATAACCTATCAATAAGGCAATTAAAATGTTGTTAGGATGACTTTTTTAAAGTAAAGGCAAACATTGCATACtatggatcagatcctcagctgatgtaaatctgcatagctccactgatATTTACCAGCTTAGAAtgagctccttttttttttttaattggcttgCTGCTCATATGTAGATTTTAAGCTTTTTGTCCTGGAAGTTGGGATTTCTCGCCAATAAGTAGACATGCATCCTGAGGTTCCTGCAAGTCCAATATATTTAAAAGTCTGGTGTTTCTTAACTTATGATAGCACTGTAAAACACACAGTTTGGTGATCTTCTAAGGACATGCCTTAGCTATCagttttgctatttttattttaactttactAACACATCCTCTCTCTTTGTAATATGcaaaaaaaagtttatatttttaataaattgcCTAGCAGcactttatgtatttatttatttacttcttATTTCATACTCTATCACCAACAGATGAAAACATTTATATCAGGGGttgatgcaaagcccactgagtcaatgggagtctccCCACTGACTATAATGCACTTTGGATTGAGCCCGCCAGTTACAAGTGGCTTTTCCAATTTttaggaatgggggagggggagaaaaagtcTGAAAATCATTACCGTCTTCATCCTGTACTGGCCGGGCATctgtaaataaataagaaataatcAGTAGTAGGTCTCAGATGGAAGGGTTTTCAGTGTACAAAGAGGTGCTGTGTAGCCCAGAAGCTGACCAGCTCTGCAATGCATTAATAGGAGCCTACTGACAGCTAAACTTCTGTGTTTGAAACAGCTGAATAAAGAATTCTCTATTTCCAGTCACTCCGTGATACAATTTGAATACTGTTTATTAATAATGAAGGCAAATGTGACTGGTGTATTAATAACATTTGATATCAAATGCAAGTCAA
This region of Chrysemys picta bellii isolate R12L10 chromosome 9, ASM1138683v2, whole genome shotgun sequence genomic DNA includes:
- the COPS9 gene encoding COP9 signalosome complex subunit 9, whose translation is MKPAVDEMFPEGAGPYVDLDEAGGSTGLLMDLAANEKAVHADFFNDFEDLFDDDDIQ
- the OTOS gene encoding otospiralin, producing MRFIFIGLISLCMLMNALTDARPVQDEDDLYEEPAALPYWPFWSSDFWSYVEYFQTLGAYNRINEMARTLFAQYPFGNNLGYDVPYHEH